In the Vibrio gigantis genome, one interval contains:
- a CDS encoding DUF2927 domain-containing protein has protein sequence MLTKASTLPLLLAVISFSVASTPLTWLDKTFVETAFYNVALQHEYSQGNKPLAKWKQPIKIWIDHRVGDEKLHQELTELHVQQLSEVTQHPIRIVSKESEANVKWIYTRQNQWVPEAKSVLKLKSTQHLNNAICTAGYRTNSKGEIVYAGIVIPVDLARSRGKLVACIVEEITQVLGLPNDSDKAYPSIFNDHTPEDLLSPLDVVLLQLLYEPELKAGMTKSKVKPIVRKLLKRYSKTGVLQQAAKVAQQAPLYQLIGY, from the coding sequence ATGCTAACAAAAGCTTCAACGCTGCCCCTCTTGCTTGCGGTTATTTCATTTAGTGTCGCAAGTACGCCACTCACTTGGTTAGACAAGACGTTCGTTGAAACAGCCTTCTACAACGTGGCACTTCAACACGAATACTCCCAAGGTAATAAACCACTCGCCAAATGGAAACAACCTATCAAGATTTGGATCGATCACCGTGTCGGCGATGAGAAGCTGCATCAAGAGCTCACAGAGCTTCATGTCCAACAATTATCTGAAGTAACCCAACACCCGATAAGAATCGTCAGTAAAGAGTCCGAAGCGAACGTTAAGTGGATATACACAAGACAGAATCAGTGGGTACCTGAGGCGAAATCGGTACTCAAACTCAAGTCAACTCAGCATTTAAATAACGCTATCTGCACCGCGGGTTATCGAACCAATTCTAAAGGTGAGATTGTGTATGCTGGGATTGTGATTCCCGTTGATCTGGCTAGGTCACGAGGTAAGCTAGTCGCATGCATCGTAGAAGAGATCACACAGGTTCTAGGCCTGCCGAATGATTCAGATAAAGCCTACCCTTCTATTTTCAATGACCACACGCCAGAAGACTTGTTATCCCCCTTAGATGTGGTACTACTCCAACTACTGTATGAACCAGAATTGAAAGCTGGAATGACCAAATCTAAAGTAAAACCTATTGTTCGAAAGTTACTGAAGAGATACAGCAAAACAGGCGTGCTTCAACAAGCTGCAAAGGTCGCACAGCAAGCGCCTTTGTATCAGTTGATTGGGTACTAA
- a CDS encoding peptide ABC transporter ATP-binding protein — protein MSALLEVSDLSKDFTTRSGLFRKKIHQAVKPVSFSLEAGQTIGFIGQNGSGKSTLARMLAGMVEPTAGEIRVNGEKLEHKDYSTRCKLIRMIFQDPNTSLNPRIQIGRILEGPLKRNTNMPPEARMRRVKDTLLRVGLLPEHAYFYPQMLAAGQKQRVCLARALILQPSIIVADEALNGLDMAMRSQIINLFLELQEEMGVSFVYVSQHLGIVKHITDKIIVMHEGNVVESGETDEVLTNPTHQITQRLVESHFSKAPNH, from the coding sequence ATGAGTGCATTATTAGAAGTCAGTGATTTGTCTAAAGACTTTACGACTCGCTCTGGTCTTTTCCGTAAAAAGATTCATCAAGCCGTAAAGCCGGTAAGCTTTTCCCTTGAAGCAGGCCAAACTATTGGTTTTATCGGCCAAAATGGTTCTGGGAAATCAACATTAGCAAGAATGCTAGCAGGTATGGTGGAGCCGACTGCGGGCGAGATTCGTGTCAACGGCGAAAAGCTAGAACACAAGGACTACTCGACTCGGTGTAAGCTGATTCGAATGATCTTCCAAGATCCGAATACCTCGCTTAACCCACGCATTCAGATAGGTCGAATTCTTGAAGGTCCATTAAAGCGAAACACTAACATGCCACCAGAAGCTCGTATGCGTCGCGTGAAAGACACACTGCTGCGCGTAGGCCTTTTACCGGAGCATGCTTACTTCTACCCTCAGATGCTCGCTGCAGGCCAGAAACAGAGGGTTTGTTTGGCTCGTGCCTTGATACTTCAACCATCGATCATCGTTGCTGATGAAGCGTTGAATGGTTTGGATATGGCAATGCGTTCTCAGATCATCAACCTGTTCTTAGAGCTGCAAGAAGAGATGGGCGTATCGTTCGTTTACGTATCCCAACACCTCGGTATTGTTAAGCACATCACCGATAAGATCATCGTGATGCACGAAGGTAATGTGGTTGAGAGTGGTGAAACGGATGAAGTGCTGACCAACCCAACTCACCAAATCACCCAAAGATTGGTTGAGAGCCATTTCTCCAAAGCGCCAAACCACTAG
- a CDS encoding peptide ABC transporter ATP-binding protein: MPLLDIRHLTIEIETPQGMVKAVDRMSITLNEGEIRGLVGESGSGKSLVAKAIVGVCKENWKVSADRMRLGNIDLLQLTPKERRRVIARDIAMIFQEPSTCLDPSEKVGNQLIEAIPSHAFEGRWWQRFKWRKKQAIALLHKVGIKDHSRLMDSYSYELTDGECQKVMIAMAIAAKPKVLIADEPTNDLDPITQSQILRLLSRMNQLHNTTIVLIGHDLTTITQWATRITVMYCGQSVESADTQKLLDAPKHPYTVALLKAMPDFNDWIPHKEKLQSLPGSIPPLQHLPIGCRLGPRCPYAQRQCVEIPHTKRIKNHKFNCHFPLNMEKKKKS, encoded by the coding sequence ATGCCGTTACTTGATATTCGACATCTAACCATCGAGATTGAGACCCCTCAAGGGATGGTTAAAGCCGTAGATCGAATGAGTATTACCCTCAATGAAGGGGAAATTCGTGGCTTAGTAGGCGAATCAGGCTCAGGTAAGAGCTTGGTTGCAAAGGCGATCGTCGGTGTCTGTAAAGAAAACTGGAAGGTTTCTGCAGACCGAATGCGCTTAGGTAATATCGACCTACTGCAACTGACGCCGAAAGAAAGACGCCGAGTGATCGCACGCGATATCGCGATGATATTCCAAGAACCATCAACCTGTCTTGACCCTTCTGAAAAAGTAGGCAACCAGCTAATTGAAGCGATCCCTTCCCATGCGTTTGAAGGTCGTTGGTGGCAACGATTTAAGTGGCGTAAGAAGCAAGCGATAGCGTTGTTACACAAAGTCGGTATCAAAGACCACTCTCGTCTAATGGACAGTTACTCTTATGAACTGACCGATGGTGAGTGCCAAAAAGTGATGATCGCGATGGCAATCGCAGCCAAACCGAAGGTGTTGATCGCTGACGAGCCAACCAACGATTTAGACCCGATCACTCAATCACAAATATTGCGCTTGTTGAGTAGAATGAACCAGCTTCATAACACCACCATTGTGTTGATCGGCCATGACTTAACAACAATCACACAATGGGCAACACGCATCACCGTTATGTACTGCGGTCAATCCGTTGAATCTGCCGACACTCAGAAACTTTTGGATGCACCAAAGCACCCTTATACGGTCGCTCTATTGAAAGCGATGCCAGATTTTAACGACTGGATTCCACATAAAGAGAAGCTACAGTCGCTGCCAGGGTCTATCCCCCCACTACAACATCTTCCTATCGGTTGTCGATTAGGGCCTCGCTGCCCATACGCGCAAAGACAGTGTGTGGAAATTCCACATACTAAGCGAATCAAAAACCATAAGTTTAACTGTCACTTCCCTCTGAATATGGAGAAGAAAAAGAAATCATGA
- the sapC gene encoding putrescine export ABC transporter permease SapC, which yields MLTNNVYQEEQIPTQFERFWRSFRSNNLAMFGLWCLVLIILVTVTSPWLAPHDAQEQTGHLLTPPSWDPAGTVEYFLGTDDLGRDILSRLIIGSQLTFGAAVVITFIAAVIGCLIGVLAGMTRGLLSSTLNHLLDTVMSIPSLLLAIIFVAFLGFGEFNILLALCLALIPRFIRSVYIAVHAEVEKDYILASRLDGANDFYLLWNSILPNILTVVALEITLALSVAILDITALGFLGLGAQAPSTEWGSILGDSVELIYLAPWTVTLPGLAIMFTVIVINLVGEGVRQALNAGIE from the coding sequence ATGCTAACAAATAACGTCTACCAAGAAGAACAAATTCCAACCCAGTTCGAGCGGTTCTGGCGTAGCTTCCGTAGCAATAATCTGGCTATGTTTGGCTTGTGGTGTTTGGTCCTTATTATTCTGGTTACCGTTACTTCACCATGGCTAGCCCCGCATGATGCTCAAGAACAAACCGGCCACCTTCTAACCCCTCCGTCTTGGGATCCTGCGGGGACGGTTGAATACTTTCTAGGTACTGATGACTTAGGGCGAGACATTCTTTCTCGTCTGATCATAGGCTCTCAGCTTACTTTCGGCGCCGCGGTTGTGATTACCTTTATCGCAGCAGTCATTGGTTGTCTGATTGGCGTACTTGCAGGGATGACTCGTGGATTGCTATCCAGCACACTAAACCACCTGCTTGATACCGTTATGTCAATTCCATCTCTTCTGTTGGCGATTATCTTCGTGGCATTCCTAGGCTTTGGTGAGTTTAATATCTTGCTTGCGTTATGCTTGGCACTGATCCCGCGTTTTATTCGCTCGGTATACATTGCCGTGCATGCTGAAGTAGAAAAGGACTATATTCTGGCTTCTCGCCTTGATGGTGCGAACGATTTCTACCTACTATGGAATTCAATCCTTCCCAATATTCTGACTGTGGTTGCACTTGAAATTACGCTGGCTCTATCAGTCGCGATTCTTGATATCACGGCCTTGGGCTTCCTAGGACTTGGCGCTCAAGCACCTAGTACGGAATGGGGCTCAATCTTGGGTGATTCGGTCGAACTGATTTACCTTGCGCCATGGACAGTAACCCTACCCGGCTTAGCTATTATGTTTACAGTTATCGTGATTAACCTCGTCGGTGAAGGTGTTCGCCAAGCGCTAAATGCAGGAATCGAATAA